The Candidatus Hydrogenisulfobacillus filiaventi sequence CCAGGTAGGCGTCGTCGGTTTCCTCCAGGTCGGCCGCCGGCTGCATGCCTTCGGCAGGTTCCCACAGGTTCTGCCAACGGGCCATGGCGGCCTCCAGTTCGCGGTTGATGCGATTGAGTTCACGGAAGGGGTCCCACATCGACACGTTTTCCCCGGAGTCCTTGCGCATCGGGAGCCGTGCCATCGGATCATCCCTCCTTGCGTCGAATCGCAGGGTGAACCGTCCCCGCTTTCCATGGTAGCCATTCCTGGCCCGCGGACAAGGGGTCTGGGGAATATTGGGACGGATGGCGCAGGCGGGGATCCTCCCACCGGAGCCGTCCGCGCGGAGGGGGAGGAAGGGACCCCGGGATTAGTAGCGGTTGCGGAGCGGCACCCGCTGGTCCCCATCGTAGACGTAGATGGTGTCCTCGTTCTCGCCGACCGTGAGCTTGTGGCTGCCGTCGCAGAAGGGCTTCGTGGCCGAGAGCCCGCAGGCGCAGACTGCAATCGGGAACCGGTCCACCTCCTCCTCCCGGATGAGGTAGGGGCGCTGCCGATCATGCCGGATAAGACGGGCCATGAGTGACCGACCTCCTTCAGAATTCCCGGCCCGGTACGGGCTGCGGGCGGGGGACGGGAACCGTTCCCCGGGGAACGTTCCCATCATACGGCTTTACCGCTGCCGGCGCCAAAAGGCAGGGCCGTCCCGCTGCCGTGGACAGACGAACGCCCGAAATGCTACCATCATACCCATAGTTGCGTCAGAGTTTATTTAAGCGGAAATATTTGATCATCGGATTTGCGCCCCGCCGGTGCCAGGCCCTGGGCCCTCACGGTCGCTGCCCCCGGGAACGGCCGGAATTCCGGCGGGACGACCTTCGCCCAGAGGAGGATGCAGGAATGGCCCAGGAGACCACGGGTCAGTTTGACAGCTTGCTGGAGGAAGGGCGCCGCTTCGCTCCCGATCCCGGGTTTCGGGCCCGGGCCAACTTCAACGACGAGGGCGTCTACGCCCGCGCCGCCGCCGACCCGGAGGGTTATTGGGCGGAACAGGCCCAGGAGCTGAGCTGGTTCGAACCCTTCCAGACGGTGCTGAAATGGGACCCGCCCCACGCCGAATGGTTCGTGGAGGGCAAGATCAACGCCGCCTATAATGCCGTGGACCGCCACCGCAAAGGGCCCCGCCGCAACAAGGCCGCCATCATCTGGGAAGGCGAGCCGGGAGACCAGCGCGTGCTGACCTATGACATGCTGGGACGGGAGGTGGATAAGGCCGCCCACATGCTGCGGGAACTGGGGGTGAAGAAGGGCGACCGCGTCACCCTCTACCTGCCCATGATCCCGGAGCTGCCCATCGCCATGCTGGCCCTGGCCAAGATCGGGGCCGCGCACTCGGTGGTGTTCGGGGGCTTTTCCGCCAAAGCCCTGCATGAGCGCATCCTGGACGCCGGCTCTACTCTGGTCATTACGGCCGACGGCGGTTGGCGGCGGGGGCAGGTGGTGCCCCTCAAAGCCAACACCGACCAGGCGGTGGAGGGGACCCAGGTGCGCCATGTGCTGGTGGTCCGCCGCGTCGGGGAGGCCGCCGGAGCCCGGATGGTGCCGGGCCGCGACATCGACTGGCAGGATATGATGGCGGCCATGCCCACCACCCCGGTGCCGGCAGAGCCGATGGACAGCGAGGCCCTGCTCTTTATCCTTTACACCTCCGGCACCACCGGCAAGCCGAAGGGCATCGTACACACCACCGGCGGCTACCTGGTGGGAGCCAATACCTCCCTGCGCAGTGTGTTCGACCTCAAGGAGGACGACGTCTACTGGTGCACCGCCGACATCGGCTGGATCACGGGACACACCTATGTGGTCTACGGGCCGCTGACGGCCGGGGGCACCATCGTCATGTACGAAGGGGCACCGGACTTTCCCGACCGCGACCGGTTCTGGTCCATCGTCGAACGCTACGGGGTGACCATCCTTTATACCGCGCCCACCTCCATCCGCACCTTCATGAAGTGGGGCCCGCATTACCCGGCGGCCCATAACCTGGACAGCCTGCGCCTGCTGGGCACGGTGGGCGAGCCCATCAACCCGGAGGCCTGGATGTGGTACCGCACCCACATCGGCCATGACCGCTGCCCCATCGTGGACACCTGGTGGCAGACGGAGACGGGGGCGGCCATGATTGCCCCTCTCCCGGGGCTGACGGTGACCAAACCGGGGTCCGCCACCCGGCCCCTGCCCGGGGTGTTTGCGGAGGTGGTGGACGAGGAGGGCAAGCCGGTACCGCCGGGCGGCGCCGGCTACCTGACCCTCACCCGGCCCTGGCCCTCCATGCTGCGGACCATCTGGGGCGATGACGACCGTTACCGGCGCACCTACTGGGAACGCTTCCCGGGCCGCTACATGGCCGGGGACGGCGCTCACGTGGATGAGGAGGGCTACTACTGGATCCTGGGCCGGGTCGACGACGTTATCAACGTCTCCGGCCACCGCATCGGCACCATGGAGATCGAAAGCGCCCTGGTTGACCACCCCGCGGTGGCGGAATCCGCCGTTATCGGGCGGGCGCACGAAGTCAAAGGCCA is a genomic window containing:
- a CDS encoding ZnF_CDGSH domain-containing protein, which gives rise to MARLIRHDRQRPYLIREEEVDRFPIAVCACGLSATKPFCDGSHKLTVGENEDTIYVYDGDQRVPLRNRY
- the acs gene encoding acetyl-CoA synthetase (Evidence 2a : Function from experimental evidences in other organisms; PubMedId : 10894724, 11359578, 12473114, 1390767, 1479344, 20353449, 21941, 7751300, 9473056; Product type e : enzyme), coding for MAQETTGQFDSLLEEGRRFAPDPGFRARANFNDEGVYARAAADPEGYWAEQAQELSWFEPFQTVLKWDPPHAEWFVEGKINAAYNAVDRHRKGPRRNKAAIIWEGEPGDQRVLTYDMLGREVDKAAHMLRELGVKKGDRVTLYLPMIPELPIAMLALAKIGAAHSVVFGGFSAKALHERILDAGSTLVITADGGWRRGQVVPLKANTDQAVEGTQVRHVLVVRRVGEAAGARMVPGRDIDWQDMMAAMPTTPVPAEPMDSEALLFILYTSGTTGKPKGIVHTTGGYLVGANTSLRSVFDLKEDDVYWCTADIGWITGHTYVVYGPLTAGGTIVMYEGAPDFPDRDRFWSIVERYGVTILYTAPTSIRTFMKWGPHYPAAHNLDSLRLLGTVGEPINPEAWMWYRTHIGHDRCPIVDTWWQTETGAAMIAPLPGLTVTKPGSATRPLPGVFAEVVDEEGKPVPPGGAGYLTLTRPWPSMLRTIWGDDDRYRRTYWERFPGRYMAGDGAHVDEEGYYWILGRVDDVINVSGHRIGTMEIESALVDHPAVAESAVIGRAHEVKGQAISAFVTLKEGVPIEEELVVQLKQHVVDKIGALARPEEIFFTVELPKTRSGKIMRRLLRDIAEGRALGDTTTLADPAVVEELKRRYEERYEERE